A genomic stretch from Streptomyces fungicidicus includes:
- a CDS encoding STM4015 family protein: MTIGGHLEELYGLPAFTFPGPGETPRELPEPDAVAWRITADSYDAEEQWTEAFARFCSAVDTTRVRALAVGAWEDAYDRGPGDIIEALVTARDRLPGLRSLFLGDMHSEECEISWINQTDVTPLLSAYPALEEFGVRGGQGLRFPALRHDALRTLIVETGGLPVEVVRGIGASELPALENLDLWLGTSWYGADSEAADLEPVLSGARLPRLRYLALRNSEIQDEIAAAVASAPVVARLEVLDLSMGTLGDDGAAALLGGQPLTHLRKLDLHHNYLSEPLLRRLRETLGSAGVELDLDRDDADWDEDDDGTVHRYVAVGE; the protein is encoded by the coding sequence ATGACCATCGGTGGCCACCTCGAGGAGCTGTACGGCCTTCCCGCCTTCACCTTTCCGGGGCCGGGCGAGACACCGCGGGAGCTGCCCGAACCCGACGCCGTGGCCTGGCGGATCACCGCCGACAGCTACGACGCCGAGGAACAGTGGACCGAAGCCTTCGCCCGCTTCTGCTCCGCCGTCGACACCACCCGGGTCCGCGCCCTGGCCGTCGGCGCCTGGGAGGACGCGTACGACAGGGGTCCCGGCGACATCATCGAGGCGCTGGTGACGGCGCGTGACCGGCTGCCCGGACTGCGGTCGCTGTTCCTCGGGGACATGCACTCCGAGGAGTGCGAGATCTCCTGGATCAACCAGACCGACGTCACCCCCCTGCTGTCGGCCTACCCGGCCCTCGAGGAGTTCGGTGTGCGCGGGGGACAGGGGCTGCGGTTCCCCGCCCTGCGCCACGACGCGCTGCGCACGCTGATCGTGGAGACCGGCGGCCTCCCGGTGGAGGTCGTCCGCGGGATCGGGGCCAGCGAACTGCCCGCGCTGGAGAACCTCGACCTGTGGCTCGGCACCTCGTGGTACGGCGCCGACAGCGAGGCCGCCGACCTGGAGCCGGTCCTGTCCGGCGCCCGGCTGCCCCGGCTGCGGTACCTGGCCCTGCGCAACAGCGAGATACAGGACGAGATCGCCGCCGCCGTCGCGTCGGCGCCGGTGGTCGCCCGGCTCGAGGTGCTCGACCTGTCGATGGGCACCCTGGGCGACGACGGGGCCGCGGCCCTCCTCGGCGGCCAGCCGCTGACGCACCTCAGGAAGCTGGACCTGCACCACAACTACCTGAGCGAGCCGCTCCTGCGGCGCCTGCGGGAGACCCTCGGGTCCGCGGGCGTCGAACTGGACCTCGACCGGGACGACGCGGACTGGGACGAGGACGACGACGGCACCGTCCACCGCTACGTCGCCGTCGGGGAGTGA
- a CDS encoding STM4015 family protein produces MAYYPSHLTHFHGLPVHHFDGGGQQEDPGPDLPPPASVAWRLAADWEVPFEDRWSSFLDRVTTEEVVALVVGAWWQEWDEHGINPALDLLTAEAHRFPRLRAVFLGDVESEESEISWIKQGEVSRVLRAWPGLRELGLRGAGELVIEPMRHDGLRRLRIESGGLPPEPVRGLAACDLPALHHLELWLGTSWYGGDCTPADVRALLAMLERSPELAHLGLCNSDIQDHVAAAVAAAPVVAGLDSLDLSMGELGDDGATALLSGQPLTHLRALDLGHHFMSEEMTRRVREVLGPHIPDLALGPARRSAHRPETRYVAVGE; encoded by the coding sequence GTGGCCTACTACCCCTCGCACCTGACCCACTTCCACGGCCTGCCCGTGCACCACTTCGACGGCGGCGGGCAGCAGGAGGACCCCGGCCCGGACCTCCCGCCCCCCGCCTCCGTCGCGTGGCGGCTGGCGGCCGACTGGGAGGTGCCGTTCGAGGACCGCTGGAGCTCCTTCCTGGACCGGGTGACCACCGAAGAGGTCGTGGCCCTCGTCGTCGGCGCCTGGTGGCAGGAGTGGGACGAGCACGGCATCAATCCCGCGCTCGACCTGCTCACGGCCGAGGCGCACCGGTTCCCGAGGCTGCGGGCGGTCTTCCTCGGGGACGTCGAGTCCGAGGAGTCGGAGATCTCCTGGATCAAGCAGGGCGAGGTCAGCCGGGTGCTGCGCGCCTGGCCCGGCCTGCGCGAACTCGGCCTGCGCGGAGCCGGCGAACTGGTGATCGAACCGATGCGGCACGACGGGCTGCGCAGGCTGCGCATCGAGTCCGGCGGCCTGCCCCCCGAACCGGTCCGCGGCCTCGCCGCCTGCGACCTCCCGGCCCTGCATCACCTGGAACTGTGGCTGGGCACCAGCTGGTACGGGGGCGACTGCACCCCGGCCGACGTCCGGGCGCTCCTCGCCATGCTGGAGCGCAGCCCCGAACTCGCCCATCTGGGGCTGTGCAACAGCGACATCCAGGACCATGTCGCCGCCGCGGTGGCCGCCGCGCCCGTCGTCGCGGGGCTGGACTCCCTCGACCTGAGCATGGGCGAACTCGGCGACGACGGAGCCACCGCGCTGCTCTCCGGGCAGCCGCTGACCCATCTGCGGGCGCTCGACCTCGGGCACCACTTCATGAGCGAGGAGATGACCCGCCGCGTCCGCGAGGTCCTCGGACCGCACATCCCGGACCTCGCGCTCGGTCCCGCGCGCCGCAGCGCCCACCGCCCGGAGACCCGTTATGTCGCGGTCGGGGAGTGA
- a CDS encoding STM4014 family protein, translated as MSRSGSDPVPAGPARRFAVVGNPENRRVTLFADAVRAAGLPAPRTVPWTEVLRSGGADFAPDEIVRLDSPGENPEVDRLLRDVRDPTAVEGSARWYTRFIGASRALRGGVRLDDAGELAVLFDKRRCHAVLDAAGVPVPWSPTSGPDAVPVTGWDDVRAAMREHRMPRLFVKLAHGSSASGVLAVEASGGGRVRATTSVELTPEGALFNSLKVRRYEQERDIAAVVDALAPDGLHLERWLPKASQRGRAADLRVVVVAGRATHAVVRTSTTPLTNLHLGGSRGDLDAVREAVAAAGGRWADVLAVCERAAACFPRTLCVGVDLLPAVGWRRFAVGEVNAFGDLLPRLTGLPGSGAEGLDTYAAQVAAALRHAAGPARPHHRHHSHRTGTVHVSA; from the coding sequence ATGTCGCGGTCGGGGAGTGACCCGGTGCCGGCCGGACCGGCCCGGCGCTTCGCCGTCGTCGGCAACCCGGAGAACCGCAGGGTGACCCTGTTCGCCGACGCCGTCCGCGCGGCCGGACTGCCCGCACCGCGCACGGTGCCCTGGACGGAGGTGCTGCGCTCGGGCGGAGCCGACTTCGCCCCGGACGAGATCGTCAGGCTCGACTCCCCCGGGGAGAACCCCGAGGTCGACCGGCTGCTGCGGGACGTACGGGACCCCACCGCGGTCGAGGGCTCGGCACGCTGGTACACGCGGTTCATCGGGGCGTCGCGCGCGCTGCGGGGCGGCGTCCGGCTCGACGACGCCGGTGAACTGGCCGTCCTGTTCGACAAACGGCGCTGCCATGCCGTCCTCGACGCGGCCGGCGTGCCCGTGCCGTGGTCACCCACCTCGGGCCCGGACGCCGTACCGGTGACCGGCTGGGACGACGTGCGCGCCGCCATGCGCGAGCACCGCATGCCGAGACTCTTCGTCAAGCTCGCCCACGGCTCCTCGGCCTCCGGGGTGCTCGCCGTCGAGGCGTCGGGCGGCGGCCGCGTCCGGGCCACCACCTCCGTCGAACTCACCCCGGAGGGCGCGCTGTTCAACTCCCTGAAGGTGCGCCGCTACGAACAGGAGCGGGACATCGCCGCCGTCGTGGACGCCCTCGCCCCCGACGGCCTGCACCTGGAGCGCTGGCTGCCCAAGGCCTCCCAGCGGGGCCGCGCCGCCGATCTGCGGGTCGTGGTGGTGGCCGGCCGCGCCACCCACGCCGTCGTGCGCACCAGCACCACACCGCTGACCAACCTCCACCTCGGCGGCAGCCGCGGCGACCTCGACGCCGTCCGCGAGGCCGTCGCGGCGGCCGGCGGACGCTGGGCGGACGTGCTCGCCGTGTGCGAGCGCGCGGCGGCCTGCTTCCCGCGCACCCTCTGCGTCGGCGTCGACCTGCTCCCGGCCGTCGGCTGGCGCCGGTTCGCCGTCGGCGAGGTCAACGCCTTCGGCGACCTGCTGCCCCGCCTCACCGGACTGCCCGGCAGCGGAGCGGAGGGCCTCGACACCTACGCGGCCCAGGTCGCGGCGGCCCTGCGCCACGCCGCCGGCCCGGCCCGCCCGCACCACCGGCACCACTCGCACAGAACGGGAACCGTCCATGTCAGCGCCTGA
- a CDS encoding STM4013/SEN3800 family hydrolase: MNEIVGSHDILLVTLDTLRFDVAAELAAAGRIPNLARHLPGGRWERRHAPGSFTYASHQAIFAGFLPTPAAPGPHPRLFAARFAGSETTAGRTFVYDTPDLVSGLAGEGYRTVCVGGVGFFNKQGPLGSVLPGMFQESHWEPEFGVASPTSFEAQVTRAEHVVRELPREQRLFLFLNVAALHQPNWFHRPGATRDDGDTRATHAAALEYVDRHIGRLFAAASSRRRCFAVVCSDHGTAYGDDGYTGHRIGHESVWTVPYAHFFLDHTAEAAR, from the coding sequence ATGAACGAGATCGTCGGCAGCCACGACATCCTGCTCGTCACCCTCGACACACTGCGCTTCGACGTCGCCGCCGAACTCGCCGCCGCCGGGCGCATCCCGAACCTGGCCCGTCATCTGCCCGGCGGCCGCTGGGAGCGGCGGCACGCCCCCGGCAGCTTCACCTACGCCTCCCACCAGGCGATCTTCGCCGGATTCCTGCCGACGCCCGCCGCCCCCGGCCCGCATCCGAGGCTGTTCGCGGCCCGCTTCGCCGGCAGCGAGACCACGGCAGGGCGCACCTTCGTGTACGACACCCCGGACCTGGTGTCCGGGCTCGCCGGGGAGGGCTACCGCACGGTGTGCGTCGGCGGGGTCGGCTTCTTCAACAAACAGGGCCCGCTTGGCTCGGTGCTGCCCGGCATGTTCCAGGAGTCCCACTGGGAGCCGGAGTTCGGCGTCGCCTCGCCCACCTCGTTCGAGGCGCAGGTCACCCGCGCCGAACACGTCGTACGCGAACTGCCCCGCGAGCAGCGTCTGTTCCTCTTCCTCAACGTCGCCGCGCTGCACCAGCCCAACTGGTTCCACCGGCCGGGCGCGACCCGCGACGACGGCGACACCCGTGCCACCCACGCCGCCGCCCTGGAGTACGTGGACCGGCACATCGGCCGGCTGTTCGCCGCCGCGAGCAGCCGGCGCCGCTGCTTCGCCGTCGTCTGCTCCGACCACGGAACCGCCTACGGCGACGACGGCTACACCGGACACCGCATCGGCCACGAGTCCGTGTGGACCGTGCCCTACGCCCACTTCTTCCTTGACCACACAGCCGAGGCCGCCCGATGA
- a CDS encoding STM4012 family radical SAM protein, which translates to MTTAPAATDAPESPYRSYVYAYPHKTAYRRLADRPRLDALWAGEAKDALSLYLHIPFCEVRCGFCNLFTRIGAPDGLTGAYLDALDRQATAVREALGERTPVRFATAAFGGGTPTFLTAAELERLCDIAERRMGADLRAVPLSVEASPATATADRLGVLAERGTTRLSLGVQSFDDTEARAAVRPQRRADVEAALGRVRDARIPVLNIDLIYGIDGQTEHTWLRSLDAALAWRPEELYLYPLYIRPLTGLGRRAGDPDPAWDAQRLRLYRAGRDHLLAHGYEQRSMRMFRRADAPPQGADDYACQTDGMIGLGCGARSYTAELHYSFDYAVDMHEIRGIVDDYVARPAADFAHAEYGRRVDAGEARRRHLLQSLLQADGLEVADYRARFDGRTPLEDFPAELARFAGRGWLHDAGPDAALLRLTPEGLAHSDAIGPELFSPAVRAAMAAYERK; encoded by the coding sequence ATGACCACCGCCCCCGCCGCCACGGACGCCCCGGAGAGCCCGTACCGGAGCTACGTCTACGCCTACCCGCACAAGACCGCCTACCGCCGGCTCGCCGACCGCCCCCGCCTGGACGCCCTCTGGGCCGGCGAAGCCAAGGACGCCCTCTCCCTCTATCTGCACATCCCGTTCTGCGAGGTCCGCTGCGGGTTCTGCAACCTGTTCACCCGCATCGGCGCCCCCGACGGCCTGACCGGCGCCTATCTCGACGCCCTCGACCGGCAGGCGACGGCGGTGCGGGAGGCGCTGGGGGAGCGGACACCGGTGCGGTTCGCGACCGCGGCCTTCGGCGGCGGCACCCCCACCTTCCTCACCGCCGCCGAACTGGAACGGCTGTGCGACATTGCGGAGCGCCGGATGGGCGCCGACCTGCGCGCGGTCCCGCTGTCCGTGGAGGCCTCACCGGCCACGGCCACCGCCGACCGCCTCGGCGTCCTGGCCGAGCGGGGCACCACCCGCCTGAGCCTGGGCGTGCAGAGCTTCGACGACACCGAGGCCCGGGCCGCCGTACGGCCGCAGCGCCGCGCCGACGTCGAGGCGGCCCTCGGCCGGGTCCGCGACGCCCGGATCCCCGTCCTCAACATCGACCTGATCTACGGCATCGACGGGCAGACCGAGCACACCTGGCTGCGCTCCCTGGACGCGGCCCTCGCCTGGCGCCCCGAGGAGCTCTACCTCTACCCCCTCTACATCCGCCCCCTCACCGGCCTCGGCCGCCGCGCGGGCGACCCCGACCCGGCCTGGGACGCACAGCGGCTGCGCCTGTACCGCGCGGGCCGCGACCACCTCCTCGCCCACGGCTACGAGCAGCGGTCCATGCGCATGTTCCGCCGCGCGGACGCCCCGCCGCAGGGCGCGGACGACTACGCCTGCCAGACCGACGGCATGATCGGGCTGGGCTGCGGCGCCCGCTCGTACACCGCGGAGCTGCACTACTCCTTCGACTACGCCGTAGACATGCACGAGATCCGCGGCATCGTCGACGACTACGTCGCCCGCCCGGCCGCCGACTTCGCCCACGCCGAGTACGGCCGCCGCGTCGACGCCGGCGAGGCCCGCCGCCGGCACCTGCTGCAGTCCCTGCTCCAGGCGGACGGCCTCGAAGTCGCCGACTACCGCGCCCGGTTCGACGGCCGCACCCCCCTGGAGGACTTCCCGGCCGAACTGGCCCGCTTCGCCGGCCGCGGCTGGCTGCACGACGCTGGCCCGGACGCCGCGCTGCTGCGGCTGACCCCCGAGGGCCTGGCCCACTCCGACGCCATCGGCCCGGAGCTGTTCTCCCCGGCGGTGCGGGCCGCCATGGCCGCCTACGAGCGCAAGTGA
- a CDS encoding STM4011 family radical SAM protein, with protein MDLTLLYRGPLASCDYDCPYCPFAKRRDSGAQLRADRACLERFADWACAGTADRLSLLFTPWGEGLVRSWYRDTLTRLSHQPHIRRVAVQTNLSCRTGWLADADPDTLALWCTYHPGQTPYDRFLAKCRELDHLGVRFSVGVVGLPAHLEAARRLRADLPEKVYLWVNAAEGHTYDDAEAGVWTALDPLFPYSRHPHASAGLPCRTGESVISVDGEGTVRRCHFVRAELGNLYDGSYRRALRPRPCPLTTCDCHIGYVHLETLPLYDVFAGGVLERIPAPAG; from the coding sequence ATGGACCTGACCCTCCTGTACCGGGGCCCGCTGGCCTCCTGCGACTACGACTGCCCCTACTGCCCGTTCGCCAAGCGCCGTGACAGCGGCGCTCAGCTGCGCGCGGACCGCGCCTGCCTGGAGCGGTTCGCGGACTGGGCCTGCGCGGGGACCGCCGACCGGCTCTCCCTCCTCTTCACCCCGTGGGGCGAGGGCCTCGTCCGCTCCTGGTATCGCGACACCCTGACGCGGCTGTCCCACCAGCCGCACATCCGCCGCGTCGCCGTCCAGACCAACCTCAGCTGCCGCACCGGCTGGCTCGCCGACGCCGACCCGGACACCCTCGCCCTGTGGTGCACGTACCACCCGGGCCAGACCCCCTACGACCGCTTCCTCGCCAAGTGCCGCGAACTGGACCACCTCGGCGTCCGGTTCAGCGTGGGCGTCGTCGGACTGCCCGCGCACCTCGAGGCGGCCCGGCGGCTGCGCGCCGACCTGCCCGAGAAGGTGTACCTGTGGGTCAACGCGGCGGAGGGCCACACCTACGACGACGCCGAGGCCGGTGTGTGGACCGCGCTGGACCCGCTCTTCCCCTACAGCCGCCACCCCCACGCCAGCGCGGGCCTGCCCTGCCGCACGGGGGAGTCCGTGATCTCCGTCGACGGCGAGGGGACGGTCCGCCGCTGCCACTTCGTCCGCGCCGAACTCGGCAACCTCTACGACGGCAGCTACCGGCGGGCGCTGCGGCCCCGCCCCTGCCCCCTCACCACCTGCGACTGCCACATCGGCTACGTCCACCTCGAGACGCTGCCGCTGTACGACGTGTTCGCGGGCGGCGTGCTGGAACGGATACCGGCACCGGCGGGGTAG